GACCGGATCCCCGAGCTCGGCGACGAAGTCACCGTGGATGGCGGAACGCTGCGCGTGGAACGCGTGGTGGGAACCCACGTGGAGCGCCTCCGCTTCACGCCGGACGAATCACAGGAAGCACCCCAGAGCCCGCATGACCGCATCATCGACACCCTCACCTCGGAGCTGACCCATGAGTGAATACCTTCCCGGCATCATCTGGCTGGTGGTGCTCCTGGTGGTCAACGCCTTCTTCGTCGGGGCCGAGTTCGCTGTCATCTCCGCCCGCCGGTCGCAGGTCGAGCCCAAGGCCGAGGCCGGCAGCAAGGCCGCGAAGACCACGCTGTGGGCCATGGAGCATGCCACGCTGATGCTGGCCACCAGCCAGCTGGGCATCACCGTGTGCTCGCTCGTGATCCTGAACGTTTCCGAACCCGCCATCCACCACCTGCTGGAAATCCCCCTGGGCCTGACCTCGCTCTCCGGCGAAGCGATCGGGATCATCGCCTTCGTGGCCGCGCTGTTGCTGGTGACCTTCCTGCACGTGGTCATCGGTGAAATGGTGCCCAAGAACATCTCGTTCTCCGTTCCCACCCGGGCCGCGCTCATCCTTGCCCCGCCGCTGGTGATGGTGTCACGCTTGTTCAAGCCGGTGATCTGGACCCTTAACGGGATCGCAAACTCCATCCTGCGGCTCTTCAAGGTCCAGCCCAAGGATGAGGCTACCAGCGCCTACACCCTGGACGAGGTGGCCAACATCGTGGAGCAGTCCACCCGGGACGGCATGCTCACGGACACCACCGGCACGCTGAACGCAGCGTTCGAATTCACCGCCAAGACCGTGGCGGACGTGGAAGTGCCGATCAGCGAGATGGTGCTCCTGCCGGCCTCGTCGACGCCGGCGGACATCCAGAGCGCGGTGGCCCGGCACGGGTTCTCCCGCTACATCCTGACGGACGACGACGGCGTGCCCTCCGGCTATCTGCACCTCAAGGACGTCATGGACCTGACGTCCCCGGAAAAATTCGCCAGGCCCGTGCCGGCCAAGAGAATCCGACGGCTCGCCTCCGCGTTCAGCGGCAGCGACCTCGAGGACGCGCTGGCCACCATGCGCCGCACCGGCGCCCACGTGGCCCGGGTCTTCGACGCGGACGGGAAGACCACCGGCGTCCTCTTCCTGGAGGACATCATCGAAGAGCTGGTGGGCGAAGTGCAGGACGCCACGAGCGCCTAGCCGCGCCCGTGGAAGAGTGACCGCGTGCCGAAACCGGCTGTGCCGGAGCGGAGGCTTATGCTCGGCGCATGCATGAGCTGAGCAACCGCGTACCGGGGCAGGAAGTCATCGCCAAGCTTCTGGACGTCCAGGGACAAGAGGCCGACCGTTCACTGTTGGGACGGATATTCGGCGCCGATCCGCTCAGCGCCGAGGCCCGCCCTTGGTACCGGGGTGCCCTTGGCGAAGTGGCGGTGGGAAGGTTGCTCGCCGGGCTTGGCCCCGAATGGACCGTCCTCCACGCTATTCCTGTGGGCGCGGGAACCTCAGATATCGACCACGTGCTGATCGGTCCGGCCGGGGTTTTCACTGTCAATACCAAGAACCATTCCGACCAATCTGTGTGGGTC
Above is a window of Arthrobacter sp. FB24 DNA encoding:
- a CDS encoding hemolysin family protein, which gives rise to MSEYLPGIIWLVVLLVVNAFFVGAEFAVISARRSQVEPKAEAGSKAAKTTLWAMEHATLMLATSQLGITVCSLVILNVSEPAIHHLLEIPLGLTSLSGEAIGIIAFVAALLLVTFLHVVIGEMVPKNISFSVPTRAALILAPPLVMVSRLFKPVIWTLNGIANSILRLFKVQPKDEATSAYTLDEVANIVEQSTRDGMLTDTTGTLNAAFEFTAKTVADVEVPISEMVLLPASSTPADIQSAVARHGFSRYILTDDDGVPSGYLHLKDVMDLTSPEKFARPVPAKRIRRLASAFSGSDLEDALATMRRTGAHVARVFDADGKTTGVLFLEDIIEELVGEVQDATSA